In Acidobacteriota bacterium, a genomic segment contains:
- the pstC gene encoding phosphate ABC transporter permease subunit PstC: MRQASFTWSLRVLALALPALLIALGIQLYRDSLASRHAFGWHFLFSSAWDPVFQHFGAWPFIFGTLFTTAIAILLAAPLGIGVAIFLAELAPAWLRGPLGYLVELLAVVPSVVYGLWGLFVLVPWLQQSAEPWLSAHAGGLELLQGAPYGVGYLAAGLVLAIMILPFVVLLGRDALQAVPRAQREAGYALGATRWELITGILVPAARSGLAAGVLLAIGRALGETMAVAMLIGNNPAASGSLLAPGYSLASVIANEFTEATSPLYISSLTELALVLFALTLIINLVARGLMVRLARGQVQAA, from the coding sequence CTGCGGCAGGCCTCCTTCACGTGGAGCTTGCGCGTACTGGCGCTGGCGCTTCCCGCGCTTCTGATTGCGCTCGGTATTCAGTTGTATCGCGACTCGCTCGCCTCCCGCCACGCTTTCGGCTGGCATTTTCTGTTCAGCAGCGCCTGGGACCCGGTGTTTCAGCACTTCGGTGCTTGGCCGTTTATCTTCGGCACGCTGTTCACCACCGCCATCGCCATCCTACTGGCGGCGCCGCTGGGAATCGGTGTGGCTATTTTTCTTGCCGAGCTGGCGCCGGCGTGGTTACGGGGACCTTTGGGCTATCTCGTCGAACTGCTGGCCGTGGTCCCGAGTGTGGTTTATGGACTGTGGGGCCTATTCGTGCTGGTCCCCTGGCTGCAACAATCCGCCGAACCCTGGCTGAGCGCCCATGCGGGCGGCCTGGAGCTGCTGCAGGGAGCCCCCTACGGCGTCGGCTATCTCGCCGCGGGGTTGGTGCTGGCGATTATGATCCTGCCCTTCGTGGTGTTGCTCGGGCGCGATGCGCTGCAGGCAGTGCCGCGGGCGCAGCGCGAGGCGGGCTATGCGCTGGGAGCGACGCGCTGGGAGTTGATCACCGGCATTCTTGTACCGGCAGCCCGCTCCGGGCTGGCCGCCGGCGTCCTGCTGGCCATCGGGCGGGCGCTGGGGGAGACGATGGCGGTGGCCATGCTGATCGGCAACAATCCGGCCGCGAGCGGGTCGCTGCTGGCTCCCGGTTACAGTCTTGCCAGCGTCATCGCCAACGAGTTCACCGAAGCCACTTCGCCTCTTTATATTTCTTCGCTGACCGAACTGGCGCTGGTGCTGTTCGCACTGACGCTCATCATTAATCTCGTCGCGCGCGGCTTGATGGTCCGCCTGGCGCGCGGACAAGTGCAGGCCGCATGA